The DNA window TAATCCAAATCACAATCAATAGAGAAATTCATCGGATTAGGATTGTGTGGGGTGGGCTCGAGCCCACCATAATCCATCCTTATCAGTTGCTAGTGCTTATAAATTCTGGTTCGTTGTGATTTTCATGTTACGTCtcgtatttaattaattaaacccGGTATATTTTAATTACCTGTGGTGAGATAGCAAGAGGTGAAAGAACCAACAATGTTCATCATTCCAAAAGCAATCATTTCTTTGTTTCCATCAATGTGATAATTCTTGAACATGGCAAAGCTTCTCCCCACTGCCATCCCCTCCTGTCaaacataaatataatttatttattatttcattaaaattaattaaattcaatgtAGAATTTACAAGATCTAAATATATACTAGGGTAGTGATCTACGGCAAACACCCcctaaccaaataactagagaacaaatcacagccacaagatcaagaaaatcaagggctggtattaatacatgtaattttctaatttaaggagaaattagttctctCAATCATAAATTTACTCAATAATAACAATGCGGGGTATTATGGTAATTTTGTAAAAGCTTGATCCCAAATTATGTGTCGGCAGTTCCTCAGTCGCCGGATCTCGTCCTCGCCACCGAATTCGCACAGGCACACCGCGCACCTCTCCGGCTCGTCAAGATCCTTCTCCAAATCTGCGAATTTCACCACCGGAAGCAGCTCACGGATTAGCACCGCCCTACAATAATCGGGCGACGCAAACGACGCCGTTTCTGGCTCGAGAAAATCACCCAGTCGTAGTACAGATAGCAGAGCGTACATAAATTTCTGCACAAGTCCTAATGCCATCAGCATATACCaccaatttagggataattaaATCAGTGTATGCAACTGGAAATCCCATTCTCAATCATGAAAAATTTAGCAAAATTTTTGGAGTTTTGGGTTTCTGTTCGTGCGTGTATTGTGTGAAATTTTTTTGGAAACTGTGCTATTGTTCTTACTATAATAGTGGCATTGGTTTTCAACAAATCAGAATCATCCTTGGATATTTTGAATGAGTGGCTCAATGTGTTACAATCTATACAGATACCTTTTGCAATAAAATCAGAGAAACAACAATGGGGAATTGATCTTCtatagtgatctgttttgtaaacaagagtgaagtaaaataatgctaagagtgatgtgttttgtaaacaagagtgaagttaaatcataataagagtgatgtgttttgtaaacaagagtgaagtaaaatcatgcagagtgatgtgttttgtaaaaaagagtgaagtaaaatcataataagagtgatgtgttttgtaaacaagagtgaagtaaaatcatgctaagagtgatgtgttttgtaaacaagagtgaagtaaaatcatgctaagagtgatgtgtttagtaaacaagagtaagtaaaatcagaataagagtgatgtgttttgtgaacaaaagtgaagtaaaatcacagcaagagtgatgtgttttgtgaacaagagtgaagtaaaatcacagtaagagtgatgtgtttcgtgaacaagtgtgaagtaaaatcacagtaagagtgatgtttttgtgaacaagagtgaagtaaatcacaataagagtgatgtgttttgtgaacaagagtgaagtaaaatcagagtaagagtgatgtgttttgtgaacaagagtgaagtaaaatcagagttagagtgatgtgttttgtgagtaaaatcagaataagagtgatgtgttttgtgaacaagagtgaagtaaaatcacagtaagagtgatgtgttttgtgaacaagagtgaagtaaaatcagagtaagagtgatgtgttttatgaacaagagtgaagtaaaatcagaataagagtgatgtgttttgtgaacaaaagtgaagtaaaattagaataagagtgatgtgttttgtgaacaagagtgaagtaaaatcatggtaatAGTGATGCgctttgttaacaagagtggagtaaaatcatgctaatagtgatgcgttttgttaacaagagtgaagtaaaatcatggtaatagtgatgcgttttgttaacaagattgaagtaaaaatcatggtaatagtgatgcgttttgttaacaagagtgaagtaaaatcatatttttatttcattgatgttaacaaaatatatcactataacCATATTTTTACTACTTTGTTTTAAAATTAACATAGTGTAAGAATTGATAGACCCAGCAGAATTAATTTTTTGACAAACAAATCCTGAAGCCGAAGCAAGTAGTTAAATTTATTCATTAAATTAATCAAGAGTACTATTTTTCAaacaaaaactgaaataaaaaataaaattatcgcGTGTGGCTTCTCTCTCTGTTTCTGTTCATCATTCTCGTGTGTTGCTATCATCATCTACATAAATTTGTACGGGGCCCCTGCGAATCCAGAAATACTTCAAACAACAAGGCATAAATGGCCCCGACTACCGCCCGATCTTCGGGAACACAGCGGCGGCGAAGCGGTTGCTAatcgcggcggcggaggcggcgccGATCCCTCGCATCACGTACGATATCTTCTTATTTATAGGAAATCAGATTCACGCCGGATTCGACCAAATCAGTTCGAATTCGCCACTGAATCTGCAGAAAGTGAGAGACGAGATGGATCATGGATTTTCTGAAACCAAAGGTTCAAAAGGAAAGGAGACGGTTGGAAGGTTGGAGTTGAATATGGTTTTCAAAAATGCCcttgttaattactttttatttaaaacatgtaaaaatagctaGGTCATAAGATTAACTTATaatattaagatgtgtggctgagatttgttttctagttatacacttaagattagttatatcttgatcactaacctatacTCATAGTCATAATTCCATCTCATGtattaattgaatatatttaatattgcTATAGAAGGATAGAGAACTTTAGGTAAGTCAAGTTGCTATCTTGAAGCACTATGTTACTAGGCCATAAATTGGGACCATGTTAAAGCCATACTTATAACAAGTGGTCTAAAAGGGCTGCAAAATCTGGTACCAGCGCCCGCCCGACCCTGTGGGAACCCGCACCCAATATTCGACAAATTTATGTACACTTACCGCCATCGAAATGATGCCCGTGATTATGCCGGTCTTGATTGCCGTGGGTAGATATCTTGAATCAAAGTTGAGATCCATAATTGAAGGTGGATTTATCCCCTTCTTCAAATGTCCTATCtgcattattaaaaaaaaatccatgtAAAAACAACCAAGATAATAATTTTGTCCTAGACATGTCCTCGCACATTGCCAAACTTCAACTTCAGCATCCTTTTGTTCTTACCTAAACcttcctaattaaattaatcagcTTGTCATCATGTGACATAAAGATATAGTATGTGCACAACCCTCGATGCAAGAATTATTGTTGGTATATGTTTATAAAATTACCATTTTCTAAATACGAGACGACTATCGTTAGACATATTGCAGTGTGAAGCTTAAGGCCAAATATGTTTTACATGACAGTTAGAATATACATAGTATTGATTTGATAAACTGTTGGGtcccggtggtgcacacccgaactccacattagtatgatattgtccgctttgggacAAGCTCTCACGGTACCACTGTTGGGTCCCGGTGGTGcgcacccgaactccacattagtatgatattgtccgctttgggacaagccctcacggttttgctcttggggtattccccaaaaggcctcatactaatggagttggggtagcccaagttggggtagcccatttatatgcttgcaactcttgttcattctccgatgtgggatatatggtttgcttcaccacaataCTATGCACATTGCACATTTCAAGGGTGCTGACATATGATTTTAAGACATGCATTCTACTGTTTTTGCAGGCTCAACCTCAAATATTTCCTCGGATATTTGGGCACGAAGCATCAGGGTGACGTCTCTTTGTCCTTATAACTCCTTTCATCTTGCTGGATGTGGTTTTATCAATATCGATggtcttaatcacatggaaaagAAACATGGTTAACACATAGTTTCATATTTATAGAATTGTCGAGAGTGTGGGTGCAGGAGTTACTGAAGGGGACCATGTACTGACCTTATTCACGGGAGAATGTATGAGATGCAGACCATGTGCCTTAGGCAAAAGCAATATCTGCCACACGCTTGACTTGGAACGTCAAGGCTTAATGCATAGTGACAAGAAAACCCGCTTCTTGTTGAAGGGAAAGCCTGTATATCATTACTGTGCTGTTTCGAGCTTTAGTGAGTATACAGTTGTGCATTCTGGATGTGCTATGAAGATTAGCCCAGTTGCACCATTGGATAAAATATGCCTTCTAAGCTGTGGAGTGGCTGCAGGTACTTATCTCACTTCTTTTTCCAAGGATTGTGATGTAAACTTAGCATTATCTCAGCCTTACCGTCATAAGCATTCCCTTATTTGTCGGTGTTATTCTTGGCTAGCATGTGGCAGCTGTTGCTTTTACTGTAAACTTGCTAATATGAAAGCTGCCTGAATTTCCCACCACTAGGTTTAGGTGCAGCTTGGAAGGTTGCAAATATCTCAGAAGGATCAACTGTCGTTGTTTTTGGCCTTGGAACTGTTGGCTTTCTGTGAGTAGCATATTTCTTATTCCACCATCATGACCAAACCTTATTTTTTTCCTAGTGACGTCTATATCTCGCTTTTCCACACCTGAACAGGTTGCACAAGGTGCAAAACTGAGAGGAGCATCTAGAATAATTGGTATTGACACAAATCCGGAGAAGAGTGAAAGAGGTGCTTAAAGTTTATACCTTGATGTTCATGAGCTACAAATATTAAGCATAATAGAAGATTTACTGAATTGCGATCATGTTTTGTTTAACATACAGCCAAGGCTTTTGGAGTAACCGACTTTCTGAACCCAAATGACTATGATCAACCTATCCAACAGGTTTGCACTTGCATTTTCATTAGGCAGAAATTGTTATACACACTATTTTGTGTTATGTGGAAAAATTAGCCAACAGCAACCAGAAAACTAGAGTAGAAGCTGAAACAGTGCGATGCACTTGGTAATTGTGAATCATGTTTTACTTATTGACTAACGTGTTCTGATCGTGGTTGCAGTTTATTGATGTTATCCTTTTGCTTTCAAATAGAGTTGAGACCTTAATATCTACCCTATTTTTCTATCATCAATTCTGTATTACAATAGCTTGCTTCCAAGAGCTCatcttaaaaattataataagttCATATACAAGGCTTTATGCTGAATCCCTTTTCAGGTTATCAGCGGCATTACAGATGGTGGTGCAGACTATGCATTTGAGTGTGTGGGAGACACTGGCATGACTACTGCTGCTTTACAGTCATGCTGTGCTGTAAATTCTGAACTTCACTTGTTCATATTGTTTGGTTCACTTGTTTGAGGAGGACAATAAGATTCCAGATATATCTTTTGGTTACAGGGGTGAGGTTTGACTGTGACCCTTGGTGTGCCCAAAGAGAAACCAGATATATCAGCTCACTATGGACTCTTTCTCTCTGGAAGAACGCTAACGGGATCACTTTTTGGTGGATGGAAACCAAAATCTGATCttccttcacttgttgacatgtACCTGAAGAAGGTAACAGCATTACATAGTCTTGAACATCTGCATGTATTATATTACTGGGACATGTTCTGTTTGATGTATTGCGATTATACTGCTTCAATGTTTTGATGTTTCACTTTCCTTGATTTATGCAATCACATTTGCTAGTAAGTTTTAAGGTAAAGAACACCTCATGCAAAAAAGTTAGCTAACTTTGTGCAGAAGAATCCTAATAACTCTACTTCAAACTAGTTAATGGAgataattattcaatttaaatgtataacagcagaaattgatttttttggaACACTGTTATTGTAATTGACATCACTACAATTACTGTGCTTCAGGAAATTGAGATCGATAGCTATATAACGCACAACCTGATGTTTGAAGATATAAACGAGGTGTTTGAGTTGATGAGAGAAGGGAAATGCTTGCGCTGTGTCATCCACATGCCAAAGTAGAGTTTTTTTCTGATGAAACAAATGAAATTACTAGTTGAAGCCATTTTGAGTTCATTGCATGATTATGTTGGAACAGCAATACATCATATGTTAGGGTGAGATTGTACTACTTTTTTTACTTAGCCGTCTGGTTTCAAAATTATGAATGTATTACATGGAAATCATCTAGCATGTTAACTGATtatggaatatatgattatGATATCTTGTATGGTTTGGggtttttctttttatgttcTAAACTAGAACTTAGGTTCTTTATTTGTactagactttttttttgttccggatttgggagagacgcatgaccctcacgcgtctccttttaatgagacacATGACAATCATGCGTCtttcatctctcttttattttccggttttttttaaagacgcatgagggtcatgcgtcttaggaaGAGACGCATGATCTTCATGCGTCTCTAAATACATACAGATTGGAGAGAGATTGTATGAATACCGTGATTTTTGCAGGTTTAGTCAAGGGGGGCATGTTTTGCAGGTTTTACAGAAAGTAGGAAAAagtgagaagagagagagattgttTATATCAGTAAATACTCATCGGAAATGTTGATTTGAAATATCAGTAAATACATAAACCACAACAACAGTACTATTGTTTATATTCCATCATAAGATAAGTTTGTAAATAAATCATTAGTAATTTATATGCAAGGATTCTAAGAATGGAAATAAAACAATATCATTCCACCTCCCCAAAGGGAATGTTAGAAGGATATTTCGtcccaaataattaaaatattttgattaatATGTCGTtggtttttaaataaataattaagcatAGACTGATTAAGAGCTTTTTTTATTACGTCGTCACAgctttatattaatataataaaaataaacaacttGGAGAATTCAAACAAATGACTCTATTTGTTTTTTCAGgaagtttttttattaaaccTGCAAAAACCTGCTCCCCTTGACTAAACCTGCAAAAATCACAGTATTCATACAATCTCTCTCCAATCTGTATGTATTTAGAGACGCATGAAGATCATGCGTCTCttcctaagacgcatgaccctcatgcgtctttaaaaaaaaccggaaaaaaaagagagacgcatgaccctcatgcgtctctatgaaagacgcatgatcgtcatgcgtctcattaaaaggagacgcatgagggtcatgcgtctctcccaaatccggaacaaaaaaaaagtctagtACAAATAAAGAACCTAAGTTCTAGTTTagaacagaaaaagaaaaaaccctgTATGGTTTCAAATATTGATCAACATCTTCTTCCCCATGCTGTTTGTGAGCTTAATTCAACTTAGTCATGCTTCGCTACCCTCTAATGaaggtaaaaaaatgaaaattgtgtCATGTTTTGATGGCCTAACCCTCTCTGACATTCATGCACTTATTACTTTAGTTGTTTAGGTAAGAAAAAAGGTTACCATTTTTCCGACCAAAGAGGAAACTCCACTTTCATAgtcacacacatatatatgagTACaccataattatatcaatacataATTTAGACTTAACATACTGGTTTTGGCAACAATAGAAACTTGGTGATTAGCCTCGTCTGGCCAGAGCAGCAATTGAGACTAGAGCAAGTACTTGTCATTTTGGACTCAAACTCACAATAattaattctttcttttttttgtgtcGCTGATGCTCCTCTTCCCATGTCACGGGAAGACATAAATATCACATCATCTTAAATGAcggagaagaaagaaagaaagaagttTTACGAAGAAGCTTTATTAAAGTTCATTTCacaatataaattattaattttttctatgttttttttgcctacaatatatttcatttttgttattttatactacctccataaaaaaatttgtaaatGACGCAGATTTTAATATCGAATTGATAAAGTGGGAGAGAGAGAATGTGATGAAAGTAGGGTGAGTGGAGTGTAGGGTTGAAGGAAGCCAAAATAAATAGATGAATCAATCAGCACAAGGAGTTGTGTGGCAAAACTGCATTTGATTGGATTGAAGAAGACGTGAATGGTATGAAAGTGATTCCATCTTTCCGGAGAGAATTGGGGTCGATTCCTGCTTTATGAGCTGCAATCACTCCTATTGCTTCCCAGTAATTCGATACCTTCACCGCAGAAATCCCAAGTTTCTCAGGTGTATCATTCAGCGCAGTCTCATTCTCTTCAACCACAACTATAAGCGGCTGAAACAAACAATACCATTATCACCAACGGGCACTATTTGAGGATCTTCGAAACAAGGATACTTACCCTCTTTGTCTTCCTAGTAGCAAACGCGAGAGCTGCGTCTCCTCCACAAGCATCAATCGGCAGAATCACACTGTCCACGTCACCACCTACTATACCATTCCTCGAATCCCCTGATAATGAGTACTGCGGGGCGCTGCTCAGACCAGCAAGCACACACGGTAGGAACGTGTACCCTATCTGCATTCACACCACAACAACTTTCATCAAAACCtcattctctttgtagagtacTTAATTACACGAATGAATGAATGTCCGTACCTCTTCCGCAGCTGATTTGGGGCATAAACGAGGGCTCGCTGGGAAAGGCAACATTGCAGGAGAGTGCGCACAAGGAATCCCAAATTTCTGCACCACGAGATGACTTATCACCGCTTCTACTCCTGCCAAACCATCAACTCCCTGCTCAAATCCAAACCCCTTTGTTAGTATGCAATGCAGTAATTCGTGCATAAAGGTAATAAAATGTACCTTTCCTTGCCGATACTTGTCTAGATCATCGTCATCGTCATCGTCATCATCTGGGAAGCGAGCTACAACTGCTATGACATTAACGCCACTTCTCTCCACCAACGTTTCCACAGCCCTCAATAGGGAATCAGGACGGTTTATCCTACCAGTCGACTTTCCAGTTTTCGGGTCAACCCACTTTTCCACCTACAGCATACATAAAACTCAGATCTTCACTCTAAACTTTATTAAGGATTTAAAGTTACACCACACCAAGTGATATAATGAATCTAGTTATTAGCTGCAGACCTGTAGTGCAGCATCTGTGACAGTATATTCTACAACAGGCAGACCAAGAGAAGCCCTTGTTGCATCCACCACCTGCAAATGACGAAGACGAAGATCTTCCTCTATCCCATAATCAAGAACTAGCCCCACCTAATTGGTATTGCCCATGTTCCATTTCAAATTCTAACAAATAAACTTATGAATAGCCAAAGCACAACCTCAGAACATGCTCACCTTATTCTGATGAACTGGTTCCAGTGCCCAAAGGCCTTGAGCAAATCGATCCAGTGCATAGCCCTCAACATATAGCACATTTGGCATTGGCCAGTAAAGCATTGCTGCATTAAGAACCTGAATAATTACACCCTTTTACCATGAAATGCCTTCAATGCACAATCCACCACATTTACTTACAATGAAATGGGACTGATCTAACCAGTTTCTTAATGTTCGAGTTTGACCTTAAGCCATATTCATTTGTGATTGATTCTTCAAGTAAATCTTACACAACATTACTGCACAAGAGGGCCAATACGAACCTATGCATTGACCTATACTTATCCAAAAAAGGTTGCTCCCTTTTGGAATTGCTTTATACCCAACAAGTTTAACTTGTACAAGCTAGATAACAATGAACTAACCAACCAAAGATGAAGATCACATTATAAGGTGAAAACTAAAGAGTTTCCAAGCCTCATGGGGCGTTTACTTTACACAATTGAGTATTTTTATCCTCCAATCCTACTCTTTCAATGAGATATGAGTCCAGCAAATTTAGCTCAAATGATGGAGATATCCCAAAGCAATAGATTACCATATATACTTTTCCGGGATATCTATTGCTTAGAGATATCCCACACGCTTGATAACTTTTCTATATTGTTATGTGCCTGATTTTGTATTCCTGTAAAAGAATATGCTGATTTTGGAACAAAGTATAGATTAACCTATACGTTTTTTACAGGAACATACATTGGGATGAGAGATGAGGCAGTCGACAACAGAGGCCAGAGCTCGAGCTACCGGCAAAGCATCTCCGGCGTAGCCGCCAATGGCCGCTCCTACTCCAGTTGGCACTATCATCACACTAGTGTACGCCCTTTTAAACTGTTTCAATAATCCACAACAAAAAGTTggcatttttttcaaaattttgtttccagaTATACATCTTTCCAGCTTACCTTATTTGGGAGGAGAGAGGTCGAACATGAGATTCTCATGGGGGTGGCTGAATTCTGCGGAAGCCGCCCTAATCTCCGGCCAACGCCGGCAGGAAATGAACGGCCAAGACTAGGGCTCGTCATTCAATTTCAACCTACAACACTGTGTATGAAATACACCAGAAATATACTATGGTtgatgataataaaataaaaagacactTTTGCCCCTTCAACAAAGCACAATAGATATAGAGAAGAAACAGCGGCAACAACAGGAGTTTAACTTCAAAATCCGTTCTTTCTTCTCTTGTGCTGAACAAATTGGGTCGGAATTTTATGATCGATTTAATGCTACAGACACATATCCACAAATCCCAGGCTGCTCCAATTGTTGAGCTGAAAAATCTATTGGCAAAATGGG is part of the Salvia splendens isolate huo1 chromosome 22, SspV2, whole genome shotgun sequence genome and encodes:
- the LOC121785986 gene encoding uncharacterized lipoprotein syc1174_c-like isoform X2, with product MTSPSLGRSFPAGVGRRLGRLPQNSATPMRISCSTSLLPNKFKRAYTSVMIVPTGVGAAIGGYAGDALPVARALASVVDCLISHPNVLNAAMLYWPMPNVLYVEGYALDRFAQGLWALEPVHQNKVVDATRASLGLPVVEYTVTDAALQVEKWVDPKTGKSTGRINRPDSLLRAVETLVERSGVNVIAVVARFPDDDDDDDDDLDKYRQGKGVDGLAGVEAVISHLVVQKFGIPCAHSPAMLPFPASPRLCPKSAAEEIGYTFLPCVLAGLSSAPQYSLSGDSRNGIVGGDVDSVILPIDACGGDAALAFATRKTKRPLIVVVEENETALNDTPEKLGISAVKVSNYWEAIGVIAAHKAGIDPNSLRKDGITFIPFTSSSIQSNAVLPHNSLC
- the LOC121785986 gene encoding uncharacterized lipoprotein syc1174_c-like isoform X1 gives rise to the protein MTSPSLGRSFPAGVGRRLGRLPQNSATPMRISCSTSLLPNKFKRAYTSVMIVPTGVGAAIGGYAGDALPVARALASVVDCLISHPNVLNAAMLYWPMPNVLYVEGYALDRFAQGLWALEPVHQNKVGLVLDYGIEEDLRLRHLQVVDATRASLGLPVVEYTVTDAALQVEKWVDPKTGKSTGRINRPDSLLRAVETLVERSGVNVIAVVARFPDDDDDDDDDLDKYRQGKGVDGLAGVEAVISHLVVQKFGIPCAHSPAMLPFPASPRLCPKSAAEEIGYTFLPCVLAGLSSAPQYSLSGDSRNGIVGGDVDSVILPIDACGGDAALAFATRKTKRPLIVVVEENETALNDTPEKLGISAVKVSNYWEAIGVIAAHKAGIDPNSLRKDGITFIPFTSSSIQSNAVLPHNSLC